A stretch of Aspergillus nidulans FGSC A4 chromosome VI DNA encodes these proteins:
- a CDS encoding uncharacterized protein (transcript_id=CADANIAT00010459): MTTLRIPASSPYYNLGAYTLPISTANSNTQVWFNRGLIWIYAFNHGEAVYCFNQAIAYDPCCAMAHWGLAYAVGPNYNKPWERFDQRDRLASAKTGYEAAQRAARLAEDKSEAESEAEVGADGASSTRLKPWEKAVILAMQSRFENGRPPKDPSAVNRRYAAAMGRVYEVFGNDIDIAVLYADALMNVTPWALWNLATGAPAKNAPTMLVKPVLERALLQEGADKHPGLLHLYIHYIEMSPAPDSDRGLDVADKLRDLVPDAGHIHHMPTHLDVLVGDWKKSIESNYKATLADDRYLAMSETRGLIYAAMFAGQQKTAINAVARMEKSVPSWEGVLSIRSPPLADWVENFLATRVHVMIRFGMWRELIGMDLPHNQRLFCVTTATTHYAKGLAYAAMGNIEKAKRERFLFHKSKALVPASRRAYNSKALDTLAVGSAMLDGEIAYRQQKYKDAWRHLRRSTKLDDQLPYSEPWAWMQPSRHAYAALLLEQGYVEQAAAEYRADLGLDTTLIRPRRHPRNVWALIGYKECLMRMWRLQEVNEIEKDLREALEGADIPIRASCFCRLDAAETEDEVIPTDTKPRQRSHRACGQRDKERGSRL, encoded by the exons ATGACGACATTGAGGATCCCAGCGTCCAGCCCATACTATAACCTAGGCGCTTACACTCTTCCCATCAGCACTGCCAATTCCAACACTCAAGTATGGTTCAACCGCGGGCTCATCTGGATCTACGCCTTCAACCACGGCGAGGCCGTCTACTGCTTCAACCAGGCTATCGCGTACGACCCCTGCTGCGCAATGGCCCACTGGGGTCTTGCGTACGCAGTTGGGCCCAACTACAATAAACCCTGGGAACGATTCGACCAGCGCGACCGCTTAGCCTCTGCCAAGACTGGATACGAGGCCGCCCAGAGGGCCGCACGGCTGGCGGAAGATAAATCCGAGGCTGAAAGTGAGGCTGAAGTTGGAGCTGATGGTGCAAGCAGCACACGGCTGAAGCCGTGGGAAAAAGCTGTCATCCTCGCAATGCAATCCCGTTTCGAGAACGGAAGACCGCCGAAGGATCCAAGCGCTGTAAATCGGCGGTATGCGGCGGCCATGGGACGAGTTTATGAAGTTTTTGGCAATGATATCGATATTGCGGTTCTCTATGCTGATGCGCTCATGAACGTTACGCCATGGGCTCTCTGGAATCTGGCTACAGGCGCGCCGGCAAAAAATGCGCCCACAATGCTAGTGAAACCGGTCCTAGAACGGGCTTTGTTGCAAGAAGGCGCAGATAAACACCCTGGCCTTCTGCATCTATATATTCATTACATCGAAATGTCTCCAGCGCCTGACTCAGACAGGGGATTAGACGTCGCGGACAAACTCCGCGACCTTGTCCCGGATGCGGGCCATATCCATCATATGCCGACGCATCTGGATGTTCTGGTCGGCGACTGGAAAAAGTCAATTGAGAGTAACTATAAAGCAACGCTTGCTGATGATCGGTATCTGGCCATGTCTGAGACAAGGGG TTTGATCTATGCGGCGATGTTTGCGGGGCAGCAGAAGACAGCCATTAACGCGGTGGCGCGGATGGAGAAGAGTGTTCCTAGCTGGGAGGGAGTGTTGAGTATCAGGTCCCCGCCATTGGCAGATTGGGTGGAGAATTTTCTTGCGACAAGAGTGCATGTTATGATACGGTTTGGCATGTGGAGGGAGCTTATTGGGATGGATTTGCCGCATAACCAGCGGCTGTTTTGCGTCACTACGGCGACGACGCATTATGCCAAGGGGCTGGCGTATGCGGCGATGGGGAATATTGAAAAGGCAAAACGTGAGCGGTTCCTCTTCCATAAGAGCAAGGCCCTTGTTCCAGCCTCCCGACGGGCATATAATAGCAAGGCCTTGGACACGTTGGCTGTGGGATCGGCCATGCTGGATGGGGAGATTGCTTACCGGCAGCAAAAATACAAAGACGCATGGAGACACCTGCGGCGATCCACCAAGCTCGATGATCAACTTCCGTACAGCGAACCCTGGGCATGGATGCAGCCCTCTCGTCACGCGTATGCTGCTCTCCTGCTAGAACAGGGGTATGTAGAGCAGGCAGCAGCGGAGTACCGTGCTGACCTCGGCCTCGATACCACACTGATCAGGCCAAGGCGGCACCCGCGCAATGTATGGGCACTTATCGGGTACAAGGAGTGTTTGATGCGGATGTGGAGGCTCCAGGAGGTAAacgagattgagaaggaccTTAGGGAAGCGCTAGAAGGGGCGGATATCCCTATTCGTGCGAGCTGCTTTTGTCGGTTGGATGCAGCTGAGACTGAGGATGAAGTTATCCCGACAGATACGAAGCCAAGGCAGAGGAGTCACAGGGCTTGCGGGCAGAGGGACAAGGAACGAGGAAGTCGGTTGTAG
- a CDS encoding uncharacterized protein (transcript_id=CADANIAT00010460) gives MSSSISETAPKKGQSKITTTSSTTSSSLYIPKISGHHTAKQYDAEFEKRVIRNYANAAIINLEEGNGIKAELDFSPSQWSWSQSIFSYSYMLFEPTNTILLKKITPSKWMFIIILTWGICATSSGAAHNFPGMMVVRFAIGLAEAGFYPSVLYHMAFWYKPSEMPWRVAFFYSLGQLSSALSGLLAYAISFMNRLGGLSGWRWLVILEGIPAIILAFVALWAPDYPETAKMLTPEEREWVANRLVNTAPRGKDRSWSWQNIKQLFRTSTLYTFSIYWIGHGIGGFGINYALPTVIYELGFTTTAKSQLMNIWIRPWTTAVAIEITIIVCYIILINVSKPVVKYIALIVATACAGSAYPVIWPERIRALEGTVAAGIGIGLTNAMAQFSGICGPHVYNSRFGPTYRVSYIICLIFLCIAITGILFSWVLVRRNDKRKNKRVVSGTLEAGESPVRGEGGDSKKGTSAGG, from the exons atgtcttcttcaataTCCGAAACAGCGCCTAAGAAAGGCCAGTCCAAAATCACTACTACCTCTTCAACCACTTCGTCTTCGCTTTACATTCCCAAGATTTCAGGACACCACACTGCCAAGCAGTATGATGCTGAGTTTGAGAAACGTGTGATAC GTAACTACGCAAATGCAGCGATCATCAACCTCGAAGAAGGCAACGGCATCAAGGCTGAGCTCGACTTTTCTCCCTCGCAGTGGTCCTGGTCCCAGTCTATCTTTAGCTATAGTTACATGCTGTTCGAACCGACCAACACCATTCTCTTAAAGAAGATCACACCCTCAAAGTGGATGTTTATTATAATTCTGACCTGGGGAATCTGCGCCACGTCTTCAGGCGCAGCGCATAATTTCCCAGGGATGATGGTGGTGAGATTTGCTATAGGTCTGGCAGAGGCTG GCTTCTACCCATCGGTTCTATATCACATGGCATTTTGGTATAAGCCATCCGAGATGCCATGGCGCGTCGCGTTCTTCTACTCTCTTGGGCAATTGAGCAGTGCGTTGAGTGGTTTGCTAGCGTACGCGATCAGCTTTATGAATCGCCTTGGCGGGCTATCTGGATGGCGGTGGTTGGTTATCCTTGAAGGGATCCCTGCAATCATTCTGGCCTTCGTAGCACTCTGGGCTCCAGACTACCCTGAGACAGCAAAGATGCTGACACCTGAAGAGAGGGAATGGGTGGCCAATCGACTGGTGAACACCGCTCCAAGGGGAAAAGatcgcagctggagctggcagAATATAAAACAGCTCTTCCGCACTTCGACCTTATATACATTCTCAATATACTGGATTGGGCATGGCATTGGTGGGTTTGGGATCAATTATGCCCTGCCCACAGTTATTTATGAGTTGGGTTTTACGACCACTGCCAAATCGCAACTGATGAACATT TGGATTCGACCATGGACGACTGCGGTGGCGA TCGAGATTACAATAATAGTCTGCTACATTATCCTGATAAACGTCTCTAAACCGGTTGTGAAGTATATTGCGCTGATCGTCGCAACCGCCTGCGCCGGCTCCGCGTACCCCGTCATCTGGCCAGAGCGAATCCGCGCCCTAGAGGGGACAGTCGCCGCGGGCATCGGCATTGGATTGACAAATGCGATGGCCCAGTTCAGCGGTATCTGCGGACCGCACGTGTATAATTCACGTTTTGGCCCAACCTACCGTGTTTCCTATATCATCTGTTTGATCTTTCTGTGTATAGCCATCACTGGGATTCTGTTTAGTTGGGTCTTAGTGCGGAGGAAtgacaaaagaaagaataaaaGAGTTGTCTCTGGTACTTTGGAGGCAGGAGAGTCCCCCGTTCGTGGAGAGGGGGGTGACAGCAAAAAGGGTACGAGTGCAGGAGGGTGA
- a CDS encoding uncharacterized protein (transcript_id=CADANIAT00010461) yields the protein MTIDPVPVKPWTRPPPTTEDLDWAPLAKIDLSRFNEPGGKEALAKQLYDALTRVGFWVVVGHGIDDERVLRQFSFGNAFFEQPLEEKRVFPCNFALGEYFGYRENERWIGDTGVKDNIEMLNIPKAIPEWDHLPRHRIVRENYEEIASFHRELFDKVARKLFVLMSIILDLPENFLANAHAYDKRSDDHLRYMIYNVRSQEEWDRAQVYTKGGHTDFGSLTLLFSQQVAGLQIRTPEGKWKWVKPVEGGITCNAADTLTFLTKALTDAGFIKSTVHRVVTPPRDQINIPRLGLLYFVRPGDSTIMKPVPSPLLDRLGLLTDEDKDPNIPAPTGTEKQEEVVECNRAGQLGLEKMYIVSVAVLISKYAT from the exons ATGACTATCGATCCCGTCCCAGTTAAGCCTTGGACTCGTCCCCCGCCTACCACCGAGGACCTGGACTGGGCACCGCTGGCTAAGATTGACCTATCGCGATTCAATGAGCCTGGTGGCAAAGAAGCTCTTGCAAAGCAGCTGTATGATGCTTTGACCAGGGTCGGATTCTGGGTTGTTGTGGGCCACGGCATCGACGACGAGCGCGTCCTGCGACAATTCAGCTTCGGCAATGCCTTCTTCGAGCAGCCGTTGGAGGAAAAAAGAGTCTTTCCATGCAACTTTGCCCTGGGGGAGTACTTTGGATACCGCGAGAATGAGCGGTGGATTGGTGATACGGGGGTTAAGGATAATATCGAGATG CTGAACATCCCTAAGGCAATCCCCGAGTGGGATCATCTGCCGCGTCATCGCATCGTGCGCGAGAACTATGAAGAGATTGCCAGCTTCCATCGCGAACTATTCGACAAGGTAGCGCGTAAACTCTTTGTCCTCATGTCCATCATTCTGGACCTACCAGAGAACTTTCTCGCCAACGCGCATGCATATGACAAGCGCTCGGACGACCATCTACGGTATATGATTTACAATGTCAGAAGCCAGGAAGAATGGGACCGCGCCCAGGTGTACACGAAGGGCGGACACACTGATTTTGGAAGCCTTACACTGCTCTTCTCGCAACAAGTGGCTGGTCTACAGATCAGGACGCCCGAAGGTAAATGGAAATGGGTGAAGCCCGTGGAAGGGGGCATCACTTGTAACGCGGCGGATACGTTGACGTTCTTAACAAAAG CACTAACCGACGCAGGGTTTATCAAATCGACGGTACATCGAGTTGTGACCCCTCCCCGAGACCAAATCAATATTCCCCGTCTCGGTCTTCTGTACTTCGTCCGGCCTGGGGACTCTACAATCATGAAGCCTGTGCCCTCGCCGCTTCTTGATCGGCTTGGTCTGCTGACAGACGAGGATAAGGACCCCAACATCCCAGCACCCACTGGCACTGA GAAGCAGGAGGAAGTTGTGGAGTGTAACAGAGCTGGACAActtggcttggagaagatgtataTCGTTTCAGTGGCTGTCCTGATCTCCAAGTATGCCACATGA
- a CDS encoding uncharacterized protein (transcript_id=CADANIAT00010462) yields MTERKEPEVSKRTKLALKGLRLVSHRDNSGTGDTRHNCTVNAISLINCFRLALSSNGEFLRVNEREEHPLNTAIYWAALQLHDSVETAQSRVFTIIEVVSRQPRDQQDIITLLKHLSVVFGAGLVFHRGLFWWKKEEVDLCAIEGWGWHQQHIWPIRSAVHYVNTFRNFRDSQKDVFGLPCLEKSRISLPLIALYSIEKSSKIQERMSYKVIQRTIRGLKNSACKPRGVV; encoded by the exons ATGACGGAGCGGAAGGAACCAGAAGTCTCAAAAAGGACAAAGCTTGCGCTGAAAG GTCTACGACTAGTCTCCCACCGAGATAACTCAGGTACCGGTGATACACGCCACAACTGCACAGTCAATGCCATCAGTCTTATTAATTGCTTTCGATTAG CATTATCAAGCAACGGGGAATTCCTCCGAGTGAATGAGCGGGAAGAGCATCCGTTGAACACTGCTATTTATTGGGCTGCCTTGCAGCTACATGATAGTGTGGAAACGGC GCAATCTCGGGTTTTTACAATCATTGAAGTTGTCAGCCGGCAACCAAGGGATCAGCAAGATATAATCACGCTTCTGAAGCATTTAAGCGTGGTCTTCGGCGCTGGCCTTGTTTTC CATAGAGGGCTGTTTTG gtggaaaaaagaagaggTAGATCTGTGCGCGATAGAGGGATGGGGCTGGCACCAACAGCACATCTGGCCTATCCGTTCTGCAGTCCACTACGTGAATACATTTCGTAACTTTCGGGATTCACAGAAGGATGTTTTCGGACTTCCTTGTCTGG AGAAATCGAGAATTTCACTGCCTCTGATCGCCCTTTACAGCATCGAGAAGTCTTCCAAAATCCAGGAACGAATGTCCTACAAGGTTA TACAACGCACTATTCGCGGTCTGAAGAATAGTGCTTGCAAGCCTAGGGGAGTAGTATAA
- a CDS encoding FAD-dependent oxidoreductase (transcript_id=CADANIAT00010463): MGSISGWKRLNVAVVGGGIGGLAAAIALRRAGHEVTIYERHDYAGEVGASISCAANGTRWLHEWGVDIPKGDPVVLKKLINRDWKTGEPVSVYDLDDYEERWGYVYNMFHRQYMHAMLKDCALQEEGKGVPVKLLVNHSKIDLESGVVTFENGVTAQHDLIVGADGIGSAARRIIGLNPEKKAAPSSCLHANVMTEDAVRLGLVDYSKDSALEYWGGQEGKWDKIVLSPCNGGKLLSYYCFFPREVGDYTSHTWGGEDRPVEELLAPYPELDKQVKDHLAIGIEVRPWRLWVHQPYEYISKNLVCLLGDAGHPLCSQMMPHQSQGACMAIEDAAALGILFNETYFSGDVAETLQLYQEIRLPRATKVQAASAKAAYNINERIGFSSNTNIPKYRVEDEKKKLTIEEMNAYDMYKDIEEVVAQKRGVPFTEKFMRGLPIGLKLSNGVTVGEEA; encoded by the exons ATGGGCTCCATCTCTGGCTGGAAACGCTTGAACGTCGCCGTCGTTGGCGGGGGCATCGGCGGTTTAGCCGCTGCTATAGCTCTCCGTCGCGCTGGCCATGAGGTGACCATCTACGAAAGGCACGACTATGCCGGTGAGGTTGGCGCGTCGATCTCCTGTGCTGCCAACGGCACCCGTTGGCTGCATGAATGGGGCGTCGACATCCCCAAGGGCGACCCCGTcgtgctgaagaagctcatcaaccGGGACTGGAAGACGGGTGAGCCGGTCAGCGTTTACGATCTTGATGACTACGAGGAGCGCTGGGGATACGTTTACAACATGTTTCACCGGCAGTACATGCACGCGATGCTCAAGGACTGcgcgctgcaggaggaagGCAAGGGGGTGCCTGTCAAGCTGCTGGTTAACCACTCT AAAATCGACCTCGAGTCCGGCGTGGTCACCTTCGAGAACGGCGTGACAGCCCAGCACGACCTCATCGTCGGCGCCGACGGTATCGGATCCGCTGCCCGCCGCATTATCGGCCTCAACCccgagaagaaggctgctcCCTCAAGCTGCCTGCATGCAAACGTCATGACCGAAGATGCCGTccgtcttggtcttgtcgACTACTCCAAGGACTCTGCCCTCGAGTACTGGGGTGGCCAGGAAGGCAAATGGGACAAAATCGTCCTGTCCCCTTGCAACGGCGGAAAACTTCTCTCGTACTACTGCTTTTTCCCCCGTGAAGTGGGCGACTACACGTCGCACACCTGGGGCGGCGAAGACCGCCCTGTTGAGGAGCTGCTCGCACCATACCCAGAACTGGACAAGCAGGTCAAGGATCATCTGGCCATTGGCATTGAAGTCCGGCCGTGGCGTCTGTGGGTCCACCAACCATACGAATACATCAGCAAGAACCTGGTCTGCCTGCTCGGCGACGCAGGACACCCG CTGTGCTCCCAGATGATGCCCCATCAAAGCCAAGGCGCGTGCATGGCCATCGAAGATGCCGCTGCTCTAGGCATATTATTCAATGAGACGTACTTCTCTGGCGACGTCGCTGAGACCCTGCAGCTCTACCAAGAGATTCGACTGCCCCGAGCGACAAAAGTCCAAGCCGCTTCCGCAAAGGCGGCATACAACATCAACGAGCGGATCGGTTTCTCGTCCAACACGAACATCCCGAAATACAGAgtcgaggatgagaagaagaagttgacCATCGAGGAAATGAACGCATATGATATGTAcaaggatattgaggaggTGGTTGCGCAGAAGAGGGGGGTTCCATTTACGGAGAAGTTTATGCGTGGGCTGCCCATTGGGTTGAAGCTGTCGAATGGTGTTACAGTTGGAGAGGAGGCATGA
- a CDS encoding fungal specific transcription factor domain-containing protein (transcript_id=CADANIAT00010464), whose amino-acid sequence MPDLRHGQDPLLTLSRFAYLRPLPAAEQTVLFSAGSNTPDMVEKGDSHSPLEVKAGDVIDKGLLSLDEAAALLASFMQSMMPNFPFVVLPATTTADQLRQSAPFLFLAILSVSVTNDSTLKRALREEVRAALAERTVLMHQPPSLETLQGLLVVLAWTQHQVRQRSSPRDFPTYLHLAIGLVVTWRLDQPIGMRRRQTCRVNISEEGIIERPPETLRAEQRAAIGCSFLSSWYFPCSDRSVSVEPKLTLSSSAIITQERCTFPWAPELEDFAVGLAENPEYDSDQIIIHLVRLQHVLEEIDRVSKDPDSFETVHSGRAFHPSFRTFKARTQDYSNLLSPKLAGNFTLSTQLHTIHLYLCQVGLFDRKATSRLPVDVRAEILCHGLTAAKSFFTSFALIGPGAERRFSYSQWLQSGFNLIVSCKLTLMAVSDEALRDSFPQVLTLCNELDMPQVLRICVVRQDQHSSYSGAAPPATGFDYKGWLQWIEEWFLRQYNGYIARREAADRAVTAASSAPVAPQAYFGVDEPNTGHIYLPASASSMLFDPFPDFVMADNPLLGWMDLRQLPM is encoded by the exons ATGCCAGACCTGCGCCACGGCCAAGATCCGCTGCTTACGCTCTCCAGATTCGCCTATCTGCGACCG CTGCCTGCGGCTGAACAAACCGTGTTATTTTCGGCCGGCTCGAATACGCCAGACATGGTCGAGAAAGGAGAC AGCCATAGTCCATTAGAGGTAAAGGCCGGCGATGTCATCGACAAAGGCCTTCTCTCGCTGGACGAGGCCGCTGCGCTCCTTGCCTCGTTCATGCAATCCATGATGCCAAATTTCCCTTTTGTTGTGCTTCCCGCAACGACAACTGCAGATCAACTTCGCCAGAGCGCCCCattcctcttcctggccaTTCTTTCCGTCTCTGTGACCAACGATTCGACGCTGAAGCGGGCTCTCAGGGAGGAAGTGAGAGCTGCCTTGGCCGAGCGAACAGTCCTTATGCATCAACCGCCCTCTTTGGAGACACTACAAGGGCTTCTGGTTGTTCTTGCGTG GACCCAGCACCAGGTCCGGCAGCGATCTTCCCCCCGGGACTTTCCAACCTACCTACATCTGGCTATTGGTCTCGTGGTAACCTGGCGATTAGACCAGCCTATCGGGATGCGGAGACGTCAGACCTGCCGGGTGAACATCAGCGAGGAAGGTATCATAGAGCGTCCGCCTGAGACCCTCAGAGCCGAGCAGAGAGCTGCAATcggttgttcttttctttcatcATGGTATTTCCCGTGCTCGGACAGATCTGTATCGGTTGAGCCTAAGCTTACACTGTCTAGTTCTGCCATCATTACGCAGGAGAGGTGCACCTTTCCCTGGGCTCCAGAGCTAGAGGATTTCGCTGTTGGACTCGCCGAGAATCCCGAGTACGATAGCGACCAGATTATCATCCATCTCGTCCGATTGCAGCACGTtcttgaggagattgaccGGGTCTCCAAGGATCCGGACTCGTTCGAGACCGTCCATTCCGGCCGCGCTTTCCACCCCTCGTTCCGTACATTCAAGGCCCGAACTCAAGACTACTCAAACCTCCTTTCTCCCAAACTTGCGGGCAACT TCACCCTTTCAACCCAACTCCACACAATTCACCTCTACCTCTGTCAAGTCGGCCTCTTCGATCGCAAAGCTACATCGCGGCTCCCCGTCGACGTCCGAGCGGAGATCCTCTGCCACGGCCTCACGGCCGCCAAAAGCTTCTTCACTTCCTTTGCGTTGATCGGCCCAGGGGCAGAGCGTCGCTTCAGTTACTCGCAGTGGCTTCAGTCGGGGTTTAACCTTATCGTCTCTTGCAAGCTAACATTGATGGCTGTGTCCGATGAAGCCCTCCGAGACAGTTTCCCACAAGTGCTGACGCTGTGCAATGAGCTGGATATGCCTCAGGTATTGAGGATATGTGTAGTCCGCCAGGATCAGCATTCGTCTTACAGCGGAGCAGCGCCCCCCGCAACAGGTTTTGACTACAAGGGCTGGCTACAGTGGATAGAGGAGTGGTTCTTACGGCAGTATAATGGATATATTGCGCGCCGCGAGGCTGCAGACAGGGCTGTAACTGCCGCATCGTCTGCGCCGGTCGCCCCCCAAGCGTATTTTGGTGTAGACGAGCCAAACACGGGACATATTTATCTTCCAGCATCTGCCAGTAGTATGCTGTTTGATCCATTCCCTGATTTTGTCATGGCTGATAATCCGCTGTTAGGATGGATGGATCTGAGACAGTTGCCTATGTGA
- a CDS encoding RTA1 domain-containing protein (transcript_id=CADANIAT00010465) encodes MNPADCTLETCPIEDAYIHYQPTIAGNSVYLALFGVLLIAQAILVPVYRTWGFSGSMVAGLVLEVLGYVARILFHDDPFNFDFFLMNLICLSIGPVFFCAALYFLLGRIVIVYRGENISRLRPRTYAIVFISCDIVALVLQSIGGAMTSTADDADGRETGVNIMIAGLAFQVAALTLFIALAVEFAWRQRRRSEGQVPIGEDDVKDQYAEIRRDKWWKVFLAGLIVAAITIYTRSIFRVIELNGGYDSELANDEVTFMILEGAMVSIACICLTVLHPGRALGHRKKEDTGPMMEME; translated from the exons ATGAACCCCGCAGACTGTACGCTCGAGACATGCCCGATTGAGGATGCATACATCCATTATCAGCCCACCATCGCTGGCAACAGTGTCTACCTGGCCCTCTTTGGGGTCTTATTGATTGCCCAGGCTATTCTGGTCCCGGTCTACCGTACGTGGGGATTTTCAGGGTCGATGGTCGCAGGCCTGGTCCTCGAAGTGCTGGGCTATGTGGCccgcatcctcttccacGATGATCCCTTCAatttcgacttcttcctcat GAACCTCATCTGCCTCAGTATCGGaccggtcttcttctgcgccgcCCTGTACTTTCTTCTCGGCCGCATCGTGATCGTCTATCGCGGAGAGAACATCTCGCGCCTGCGACCCAGAACCTATgccatcgtcttcatctcttgCGATATAGTTGCTCTTGTGTTGCAGAGCATCGGCGGTGCCATGACCTCCACAGCGGACGATGCCGACGGGAGGGAGACGGGCGTCAATATCATGATCGCCGGCCTGGCGTTCCAGGTGGCTGCCTTGACGCTGTTCATTGCCCTTGCAGTCGAATTTGCGTGGCGGCAGCGCCGTCGTTCTGAGGGACAAGTCCCCATCGGCGAGGACGATGTGAAAGATCAGTATGCTGAGATCCGCCGCGATAAGTGGTGGAAGGTCTTCCTGGCCG GACTTATCGTCGCGGCAATCACTATCTATACACGGTCAATATTCCGAGTCATCGAACTCAACGGCGGGTATGATAGCGAGCTGGCCAACGACGAGGTCACATTCATGATCCTGGAGGGAGCGATGGTCTCTATTGCGTGCATCTGCCTGACCGTCTTGCATCCCGGTCGGGCGCTGGGTCACCGAAAGAAGGAGGACACCGGGCcgatgatggagatggagtaG